One region of Skermanella mucosa genomic DNA includes:
- a CDS encoding sugar ABC transporter ATP-binding protein translates to MSNTLLELRSITKTYPGVKALAGVDFSVGHGEVVGLIGENGAGKSTLMKILGGVVSPSTGSIVIDGIPRSTLTVKDAARAGIAFVHQELHLFENLDVAANIFIGREPRKGGFLNLIDNTALHQRVKPLLKRLGVDFGPEDPVDALSIAQRQMVEIAKALSMDARLIIMDEPTSSLTLTETENLLNVIADLKASGVSIIYISHRLGEVEQCADRVVVLRDGRRVGELPKSQIKSAAMVRLMIGRELKSLYIPPKAGSRTGGLELQNLVTSAFPGREVSLTVNRGEILGLAGLVGAGRTSLAQTIFGIHAPKGGRILLDGQPLSIRVPGDAIAYGIYLVPEDRKKSGLLLNMTIAENISLPDLRSIARAMLVDVSREASLAREQCRSLAIKAPSIDTDAVTLSGGNQQKVVLAKWISMRPQFIIFDEPTRGIDVGAKSEIYALMRGLADAGVATLMISSDMEEVIGVSDRIAVMHEGRISGLLDRSQFSEHNVLSLAVGNVGREELVTHA, encoded by the coding sequence ATGTCGAATACCCTATTGGAACTCCGTTCGATCACGAAGACGTACCCAGGGGTGAAGGCCCTTGCCGGTGTCGATTTCTCGGTCGGGCACGGTGAGGTCGTGGGCCTCATCGGCGAGAATGGCGCCGGCAAGTCCACATTGATGAAGATTCTGGGAGGCGTCGTCTCCCCCTCGACGGGCTCGATCGTCATCGACGGCATCCCGAGGTCCACGCTGACCGTCAAGGATGCCGCTCGCGCCGGGATCGCGTTCGTCCATCAGGAACTTCACCTGTTCGAAAACCTCGATGTGGCGGCCAACATCTTCATCGGGCGGGAACCCCGGAAGGGCGGTTTTCTCAACCTCATCGACAATACCGCCCTGCACCAGCGCGTGAAGCCGCTGTTGAAGCGCCTCGGAGTGGATTTCGGACCTGAAGACCCTGTGGATGCCCTGTCCATCGCTCAGCGTCAGATGGTGGAGATTGCCAAGGCGCTGTCCATGGACGCACGCCTCATCATCATGGACGAACCCACCTCCAGCCTGACGCTGACCGAAACCGAAAACCTGCTGAACGTCATCGCCGACCTCAAGGCCTCGGGAGTCAGCATCATCTACATCTCCCATCGGCTCGGCGAGGTGGAGCAATGCGCCGACAGGGTCGTGGTCCTGCGCGATGGCCGCAGGGTCGGCGAACTGCCGAAGTCGCAGATCAAGAGCGCGGCGATGGTCCGTCTCATGATCGGGCGGGAGTTGAAGTCCCTCTATATCCCACCGAAGGCGGGGAGCAGGACCGGCGGGCTTGAACTCCAGAACCTCGTCACATCGGCCTTCCCGGGGCGGGAGGTCTCGCTGACCGTAAATCGCGGTGAGATCCTCGGTCTGGCCGGCCTTGTCGGGGCGGGCCGGACGTCGCTCGCCCAGACCATCTTCGGCATCCATGCACCCAAAGGGGGCCGCATCCTCCTGGATGGGCAGCCACTCTCGATCAGGGTACCGGGGGACGCGATCGCCTACGGCATCTACCTCGTCCCGGAGGACAGGAAAAAATCGGGACTGCTGCTCAACATGACCATAGCCGAGAACATCTCGCTTCCCGACCTCAGGAGCATCGCCAGAGCCATGCTCGTCGACGTATCGCGCGAGGCGAGCCTGGCCAGGGAACAGTGCCGCTCCCTCGCGATCAAGGCGCCCTCCATCGACACCGACGCCGTTACCCTGTCCGGCGGGAACCAGCAGAAGGTCGTCCTGGCCAAATGGATCTCGATGCGTCCGCAATTCATCATTTTCGACGAGCCGACGCGGGGCATCGACGTCGGAGCCAAAAGCGAGATCTACGCCCTGATGCGCGGCCTAGCCGATGCCGGTGTGGCGACCCTGATGATCTCCAGCGACATGGAGGAGGTCATCGGGGTCAGCGACCGCATCGCGGTGATGCACGAGGGCCGCATCAGCGGGTTGCTCGACAGGTCCCAGTTTTCGGAACACAACGTCCTGTCGCTTGCCGTAGGAAACGTGGGCAGGGAGGAGCTGGTCACCCATGCTTAA
- a CDS encoding sugar-binding protein, with the protein MFKIKNVLAGMAVAVLAGAVTAQPSFAQEKKTLAFVVNVPADFWQIARRGTEKAQNELPNYNIEFYIPGEMSAAAQKRILEDLLAKGVAGVSISPVNPDNSTEILNQVASKAVLFTQDADAPQSNRALYIGTDNVAAGRQAGEQMMKALPDGGKAMVFVGTLDAANARERLQGIKEAIAGSKIEIIDVRTDGGDQAKAKANVEDTLTKYPDIDLLVGLWAYNTPQIYNAVKAAGKEGTLKIVGFDEDQQTLKGISEGVIDATVVQQPYEFGYQSMIYLAKYIEGDRSFIPENKQRIIPTQVIDKSNVKDFAAKIRDLLKR; encoded by the coding sequence ATGTTCAAGATCAAGAACGTCCTGGCAGGAATGGCCGTCGCCGTTCTGGCCGGGGCGGTGACGGCCCAGCCATCCTTTGCCCAGGAAAAGAAAACCCTGGCCTTCGTGGTCAACGTGCCCGCTGATTTCTGGCAGATCGCCCGCCGTGGCACTGAGAAGGCCCAGAACGAACTTCCGAATTACAATATCGAGTTCTACATCCCCGGTGAGATGTCCGCCGCGGCCCAGAAGCGCATCCTGGAGGATCTGCTGGCCAAAGGCGTGGCCGGGGTTTCGATCAGCCCCGTCAATCCCGACAACTCTACGGAGATCCTGAACCAGGTCGCCTCGAAAGCGGTCCTGTTCACCCAGGACGCGGATGCGCCCCAGTCGAATCGGGCGCTGTATATCGGGACGGACAACGTGGCCGCCGGCCGGCAGGCCGGCGAGCAGATGATGAAGGCCCTTCCGGACGGCGGCAAGGCGATGGTCTTCGTCGGCACGCTCGACGCGGCCAACGCGCGCGAGCGGTTGCAGGGTATCAAGGAAGCGATAGCCGGATCCAAGATCGAGATCATCGACGTGCGCACCGATGGCGGCGACCAGGCCAAGGCCAAGGCGAACGTCGAGGACACGCTGACGAAGTACCCTGACATCGACCTCCTGGTCGGTCTGTGGGCCTATAACACGCCGCAGATCTACAACGCCGTGAAGGCGGCCGGCAAGGAAGGCACGCTCAAGATCGTCGGCTTCGACGAGGACCAGCAGACCCTCAAGGGCATCTCCGAGGGCGTGATCGATGCCACCGTCGTTCAGCAGCCCTACGAGTTCGGCTACCAGTCCATGATCTACCTCGCCAAGTACATCGAGGGCGATCGGTCCTTCATTCCCGAGAACAAGCAGAGGATCATTCCGACCCAGGTGATCGACAAGTCCAACGTCAAGGATTTCGCTGCCAAGATCAGGGATCTGCTGAAAAGGTAA